From a region of the Plodia interpunctella isolate USDA-ARS_2022_Savannah chromosome 13, ilPloInte3.2, whole genome shotgun sequence genome:
- the clu gene encoding clustered mitochondria protein homolog isoform X1, which yields MALGSEVNDNSSKNTTQKVKKCPVSSNGSDKSGNENVTKVEKHEKKAPKMKKEVSVNVSCSNGHANTPNGRADDEGGGGNATATRVSYAAAARKPASPQTNSTPVPFSLSTESQKGKVNDKSSHHKSVNVTKVNGDTLSSDPNKKDFGTKETIVNGTQNSIENILNGDPKKDTDCDIISSSDNPKVVTNGINSDSDETKSSKSDEGSVVDVALPAVCPVKVSENKVSDRKKENKKAKATDKNSDTEKKKEPIKNKVTETKKEDDKPKNVENDKSKNVENVSDKVNGECSKILNGEKDRESTPSEDGDDKKRDAEVVFIQDMGFTVKIVSPGAEPLDIQVSSMELVQEIHQVLMDREDTCHRTCFSLQLDGVTLDNFAELKNIEGLKEGSIIKVVEEPYTMREARIHVRHVRDLLKSIDYTDAYAGQECSSLAFLNVITQGDILEKKKSRPESVDCTPPGYIMPGSTERPLLPLHPGLTKENKAPQCLKVLTTSGWNPPPGPRKMCGDLLYLHVITLEDRHFHITACPRGFYLNQSTEEVFNPRPSSPSLLCHSLIELLSIISPAFKRNFTLVQKKRMQKHPFERVATPYQVYQWASPVLDHTVDAIRAEDTFSSKLGYEEHIPGQTRDWNEELQTTRELPRATLPERLLRERAIFKVHSDFVAAATRGAMAVVDGNVMAINPGEEPKMQMFIWNNIFFSLGFDVRDHYKDLGGDAAAFVAPRNDLQGVRVYSAVDTQGLHTLGTVVVDYRGYRVTAQSIIPGILEKEQEQSVVYGSIDFGTTVLTHPQYMELLSKAGQQLKIMPHSVISANGETVELCSSVECKGIIGNDGRHYILDLLRTFPPDVNFLQLEDDELREDIKSMGFPIIHKHKLCCLRQELVDSFVEARYFMFIRYAAFHLQQLSAKRQKETPEQKSIEANKENTVKKSEEKETKRDSKSQEKETKDKKESKEKESAKNEEDKNVDKDDKKEKTKDDELLLNENYSEIDTDVAKKIVESITDSICSGDKQESDSGERSRAVVAAAARAVASLKESEFDVRFNPDVYSAGIKHAATPEQLAKQRHLVKEAAAFLLTTQIPAFVRECLEHTSTPMDGAGLTEALHARGINIRYLGRVASALRPHAQLGYLHAIAVAELVLRAAKHAITAYLQGCEPMCTGSAVAHFLNCLVGSCAALSASAGDAPVSRARSTRSRRARRQHHAAPPPPAADWQHLTQRSLFSQIRQELKAYWGYELNAENMEAVIEKNGLQKISLLRSFALKVGLQLMLREYDFDNKSKPTFTGSDIMNIFPVVKHINPRASDAYNFYTTGQNKIQAGAVNEGHEMIAEALNLLNNVYGAMHGEIAQCLRMVARLCYVTGEHRDAMAYQQKAVLMSERVNGIDHPYTITEYSHLALYCFANGQVSTALKLLYRARYLALLVCGENHPEMALLDSNIALILHAVGEFELSLRFAEKALGVTSAAHGPRSLKAAVARHLLARTLSCLGDFRAALQHEKETYSIYKQLLGEQHEKTRESSECLRHLTQQAVVLQKRLAELGRANSAPPHAPHAPPLQIQPPGMASVIDMLNLINGILFVQISRHDIEQFKAEIEKRQLKDLPLPEVLSELSLKEGGAPPADS from the exons TAGAGAAACATGAAAAGAAGGCTCCTAAAATGAAGAAGGAAGTCAGTGTAAATGTGTCATGTAGCAACGGGCATGCAAACACACCGAATGGCCGCGCAGATGACGAAGGCGGTGGTGGAAACGCGACTGCTACGCGTGTTTCGTATGCGGCCGCTGCGCGCAAGCCTGCCTCCCCGCAAACTAATAGCACACCTGTGCCCTTTTCATTAAGTACAG aatccCAGAAGGGCAAGGTAAATGATAAGTCATCACATCATAAATCCGTTAATGTTACGAAAGTAAATGGGGATACGTTGTCCAGCGacccaaataaaaaagattttggtACCAAAGAAACAATAGTGAACGGCACACAAAACTCAATTGAGAACATTTTGAATGGTGACCCCAAAAAAGATACAGATTGTGatattattagtagtagtGATAACCCTAAAGTAGTTACTAATGGAATTAACAGTGATTCAGACGAGACTAAATCGAGTAAGTCTGACGAAGGGAGTGTAGTCGATGTAGCATTACCAGCAGTTTGCCCCGTTAAAGTGTCTGAAAATAAGGTATCcgatagaaagaaagaaaataaaaaggcTAAAGCGACTGATAAAAATAGTGACACTGAGAAGAAAAAAGaacctattaaaaataaggttACTGAAACTAAAAAAGAGGACGACAAACccaaaaatgttgaaaatgaCAAAtccaaaaatgttgaaaatgtaTCTGATAAAGTTAACGGTGAATGCAGTAAAATACTTAATGGAGAAAAGGACAGGGAGTCGACTCCTAGTGAAGATGGTGATGACAAGAAACGAGATGCTGAAGTTGTATTTATACAGGACATGGGATTCACTGTCAAAATTGTTAGCCCGGGAGCAGAGCCTCTGGATATTCAG GTGTCCAGTATGGAGCTGGTACAAGAAATTCATCAGGTGCTGATGGACCGCGAGGACACGTGTCACAGGACCTGTTTCTCGTTGCAACTTGACGGCGTAACGTTGGACAATTTTGCCGAGCTGAAGAATATCGAAGGGTTGAAAGAGGGATCAATAATCAAG GTTGTGGAAGAACCTTACACTATGCGCGAAGCTAGGATCCATGTGCGTCACGTCAGAGACCTACTGAAGTCCATAGACTACACTGACGCATACGCCGGACAAGAATGCAGCTCGCTCGCTTTCCTCAATGTTATCACGCAGGGTGATatcttag AGAAAAAGAAATCACGCCCGGAAAGCGTAGACTGCACCCCTCCGGGGTACATAATGCCCGGGAGCACTGAGCGACCTCTCCTGCCCTTGCATCCAGGACTGACCAAGGAGAACAAGGCTCCTCAGTGTCTGAAG GTTCTGACGACATCAGGTTGGAACCCGCCCCCCGGGCCCCGCAAGATGTGCGGGGACCTCTTGTACCTTCACGTGATCACGCTGGAAGACAGGCACTTCCACATAACTGCGTGCCCGAGAGGTTTCTACCTTAACCA gtCCACCGAAGAAGTGTTCAACCCTCGACCATCAAGTCCGTCTTTACTTTGCCATTCGTTGATCGAGCTGCTCAGCATCATCTCGCCAGCCTTCAAGCGGAACTTCACACTGGTCCAGAAGAAACGCATGCAAAAACACCCCTTCGAGAGGGTCGCCACCCCTTACCAGGTGTACCAGTGGGCTTCGCCGGTCCTTGATCACACGGTCGACGCGATTCGTGCTGAAGATA CTTTCTCATCAAAGTTGGGGTATGAAGAGCACATTCCGGGTCAGACGCGGGACTGGAACGAGGAGCTGCAGACCACGCGCGAGCTACCTCGTGCTACGCTGCCGGAGCGGCTGCTGCGCGAGCGAGCTATCTTCaag GTGCACAGTGACTTTGTAGCCGCAGCCACGCGCGGCGCCATGGCGGTGGTCGACGGGAACGTGATGGCCATCAACCCGGGCGAGGAGCCCAAGATGCAGATGTTCATCTGGAACAACATCTTCTTTTCCCTGGGCTTCGATGTGCGCGACCATTATAAGGACCTCGGCGGCGACGCTGCGGCTTTTGTGGCTCCT CGTAACGACCTCCAAGGTGTACGAGTATACAGCGCAGTGGACACGCAGGGTCTGCACACCCTGGGCACGGTGGTGGTGGACTACCGCGGGTACCGGGTGACAGCGCAGTCCATCATCCCCGGCATCCTGGAGAAGGAGCAGGAGCAGAGCGTGGTCTACGGCAGCATCGACTTCGGCACCACCGTGCTCACACACCCCCAGTATATGGAACTG CTAAGCAAAGCAGGCCAGCAACTGAAGATAATGCCCCATTCTGTAATCAGCGCGAATGGAGAAACTGTCGAATTGTGCTCCAGTGTGGAGTGCAAGGGAATCATCGGCAACGACGGTCGCCATTACATTCTAGATCTATTGAGGACTTTTCCGCCCGACGTCAACTTCCTGCAAT tGGAGGATGATGAACTGAGAGAGGATATAAAGTCTATGGGTTTCCCTATAATCCACAAGCATAAGCTTTGCTGCCTTAGACAGGAATTAGTCGATAGTTTTGTTGA GGCTCGTTACTTCATGTTTATTCGTTATGCTGCGTTCCATTTACAACAATTAAGTGCTAAGAGACAAAAAGAAACTCCTGAACAAAAGTCAATTGAAGCTAACAAAGAAAACACAGTAAAGAAGTCTGAAGAGAAAGAGACTAAGAGAGATAGCAAGAGTCAAGAAAAGGAGACAAAAGATAAGAAggaaagtaaagaaaaagaaagtgccaaaaatgaagaagacaaaaatgttgataaggatgataaaaaggaaaaaaccAAAGATGACGAATTgttattgaatgaaaattattcagaaatcgaCACAGATGTTGCCAAAAAGATTGTTGAGAGTATCACAGACTCGATCTGCAGTGGCGATAAACAAGAGAGCGAtt CGGGTGAACGCTCTCGCGCGGTGGTAGCGGCGGCCGCGCGCGCGGTGGCGTCCCTCAAGGAGTCTGAGTTCGATGTCCGGTTCAACCCTGACGTGTATTCCGCTGGCATCAAACACGCGGCCACCCCTGAACAACTCGCCAAGCAGCGCCATCTGGTGAAGGAGGCCGCCGCTTTCCTGCTCACTACGCAGATTCCTGCATTT GTCCGCGAGTGCCTGGAGCACACATCGACGCCGATGGACGGCGCGGGCCTGACTGAGGCGCTGCACGCGCGCGGCATCAACATCCGCTACCTTGGCCGCGTGGCGTCGGCGCTGCGTCCGCACGCTCAGCTAGGGTACCTTCACGCTATCGCGGTCGCCGAACTCGTGTTACGCGCCGCCAAACATGCTATCACCGCATACCTGCAG GGTTGCGAGCCCATGTGCACGGGCTCGGCCGTGGCGCACTTCCTGAACTGCCTGGTGGGGAGCTGCGCGGCGCTCAGCGCCAGCGCGGGCGACGCGCCCGTGTCGCGCGCGCGCAGCACTCGCTCGCGTCGCGCGCGCAGGCAACACcacgccgcgccgccgccgcccgccgccgACTGGCAGCATCTCACGCAGCGTTCGCTGTTCTCGCAGATACGGCAGGAGCTCAAG gcTTACTGGGGATATGAATTGAACGCTGAAAATATGGAAGCCGTTATAGAAAAGAACGGCcttcaaaaaatatcactGCTCAG ATCGTTTGCCTTAAAAGTAGGTTTGCAGCTAATGCTACGTGAATATGACTTCGATAATAAGAGCAAACCAACCTTCACTGGATCTGATATCATGAATATTTTCCCAGTCGTCAAACATATCAATCCTAGG GCATCAGACGCATACAACTTCTACACGACGGGCCAGAACAAAATCCAAGCTGGGGCCGTGAACGAAGGACATGAAATGATCGCCGAAGCCCTAAATCTCCTCAATAATGTTTACGGCGCTATGCACGGGGAAATTGCGCAGTGTCTCCGCATGGTGGCGCGACTGTGCTATGTTACGGGAGAACATAGGGACGCCATGGCGTATCAGCAGAAAGCCGTGCTTATGTCAGAGAGGGTCAATGGCATCGACCATCCGTATACTATCACTGAATAT tcCCACCTGGCACTATACTGCTTCGCAAATGGCCAAGTGAGCACGGCGTTGAAACTCCTGTACCGTGCGAGGTACCTCGCGCTGCTGGTGTGCGGCGAAAACCACCCCGAAATGGCGTTGCTTGac AGCAACATAGCCCTGATTCTGCACGCGGTGGGCGAGTTCGAGCTGTCGCTGCGCTTCGCGGAGAAGGCGCTGGGCGTGACGAGCGCGGCGCACGGGCCGCGCTCGCTGAAGGCGGCCGTGGCGCGCCATCTGCTGGCGCGCACGCTCTCCTGTCTCGGCGACTTCCGCGCCGCCTTGCAGCACGAGAAGGAGACCTACTCCATCTACAAACAGCTG CTGGGCGAGCAGCACGAGAAGACGCGGGAGTCGTCGGAGTGCCTGCGGCACCTGACGCAGCAGGCGGTGGTGCTGCAGAAGCGGCTGGCGGAGCTGGGCCGCGCTAACTCCGCGCCGCCGCATGCGCCGCACGCGCCGCCGCTGCAGATACAGCCGCCCGGCATGGCCTCCGTCATTGATATGCTCAACCTCATCAACGGAATCCTCTTTGTGCAGATCAG CCGTCACGACATCGAGCAGTTCAAAGCGGAGATCGAGAAGAGGCAACTGAAAGACTTACCGCTCCCAGAAGTGCTCAGCGAGCTGAGCCTCAAGGAGGGCGGAGCCCCGCCCGCGGACAGTTGA
- the clu gene encoding clustered mitochondria protein homolog isoform X2: MALGSEVNDNSSKNTTQKVKKCPVSSNGSDKSGNENVTKEKHEKKAPKMKKEVSVNVSCSNGHANTPNGRADDEGGGGNATATRVSYAAAARKPASPQTNSTPVPFSLSTESQKGKVNDKSSHHKSVNVTKVNGDTLSSDPNKKDFGTKETIVNGTQNSIENILNGDPKKDTDCDIISSSDNPKVVTNGINSDSDETKSSKSDEGSVVDVALPAVCPVKVSENKVSDRKKENKKAKATDKNSDTEKKKEPIKNKVTETKKEDDKPKNVENDKSKNVENVSDKVNGECSKILNGEKDRESTPSEDGDDKKRDAEVVFIQDMGFTVKIVSPGAEPLDIQVSSMELVQEIHQVLMDREDTCHRTCFSLQLDGVTLDNFAELKNIEGLKEGSIIKVVEEPYTMREARIHVRHVRDLLKSIDYTDAYAGQECSSLAFLNVITQGDILEKKKSRPESVDCTPPGYIMPGSTERPLLPLHPGLTKENKAPQCLKVLTTSGWNPPPGPRKMCGDLLYLHVITLEDRHFHITACPRGFYLNQSTEEVFNPRPSSPSLLCHSLIELLSIISPAFKRNFTLVQKKRMQKHPFERVATPYQVYQWASPVLDHTVDAIRAEDTFSSKLGYEEHIPGQTRDWNEELQTTRELPRATLPERLLRERAIFKVHSDFVAAATRGAMAVVDGNVMAINPGEEPKMQMFIWNNIFFSLGFDVRDHYKDLGGDAAAFVAPRNDLQGVRVYSAVDTQGLHTLGTVVVDYRGYRVTAQSIIPGILEKEQEQSVVYGSIDFGTTVLTHPQYMELLSKAGQQLKIMPHSVISANGETVELCSSVECKGIIGNDGRHYILDLLRTFPPDVNFLQLEDDELREDIKSMGFPIIHKHKLCCLRQELVDSFVEARYFMFIRYAAFHLQQLSAKRQKETPEQKSIEANKENTVKKSEEKETKRDSKSQEKETKDKKESKEKESAKNEEDKNVDKDDKKEKTKDDELLLNENYSEIDTDVAKKIVESITDSICSGDKQESDSGERSRAVVAAAARAVASLKESEFDVRFNPDVYSAGIKHAATPEQLAKQRHLVKEAAAFLLTTQIPAFVRECLEHTSTPMDGAGLTEALHARGINIRYLGRVASALRPHAQLGYLHAIAVAELVLRAAKHAITAYLQGCEPMCTGSAVAHFLNCLVGSCAALSASAGDAPVSRARSTRSRRARRQHHAAPPPPAADWQHLTQRSLFSQIRQELKAYWGYELNAENMEAVIEKNGLQKISLLRSFALKVGLQLMLREYDFDNKSKPTFTGSDIMNIFPVVKHINPRASDAYNFYTTGQNKIQAGAVNEGHEMIAEALNLLNNVYGAMHGEIAQCLRMVARLCYVTGEHRDAMAYQQKAVLMSERVNGIDHPYTITEYSHLALYCFANGQVSTALKLLYRARYLALLVCGENHPEMALLDSNIALILHAVGEFELSLRFAEKALGVTSAAHGPRSLKAAVARHLLARTLSCLGDFRAALQHEKETYSIYKQLLGEQHEKTRESSECLRHLTQQAVVLQKRLAELGRANSAPPHAPHAPPLQIQPPGMASVIDMLNLINGILFVQISRHDIEQFKAEIEKRQLKDLPLPEVLSELSLKEGGAPPADS, from the exons AGAAACATGAAAAGAAGGCTCCTAAAATGAAGAAGGAAGTCAGTGTAAATGTGTCATGTAGCAACGGGCATGCAAACACACCGAATGGCCGCGCAGATGACGAAGGCGGTGGTGGAAACGCGACTGCTACGCGTGTTTCGTATGCGGCCGCTGCGCGCAAGCCTGCCTCCCCGCAAACTAATAGCACACCTGTGCCCTTTTCATTAAGTACAG aatccCAGAAGGGCAAGGTAAATGATAAGTCATCACATCATAAATCCGTTAATGTTACGAAAGTAAATGGGGATACGTTGTCCAGCGacccaaataaaaaagattttggtACCAAAGAAACAATAGTGAACGGCACACAAAACTCAATTGAGAACATTTTGAATGGTGACCCCAAAAAAGATACAGATTGTGatattattagtagtagtGATAACCCTAAAGTAGTTACTAATGGAATTAACAGTGATTCAGACGAGACTAAATCGAGTAAGTCTGACGAAGGGAGTGTAGTCGATGTAGCATTACCAGCAGTTTGCCCCGTTAAAGTGTCTGAAAATAAGGTATCcgatagaaagaaagaaaataaaaaggcTAAAGCGACTGATAAAAATAGTGACACTGAGAAGAAAAAAGaacctattaaaaataaggttACTGAAACTAAAAAAGAGGACGACAAACccaaaaatgttgaaaatgaCAAAtccaaaaatgttgaaaatgtaTCTGATAAAGTTAACGGTGAATGCAGTAAAATACTTAATGGAGAAAAGGACAGGGAGTCGACTCCTAGTGAAGATGGTGATGACAAGAAACGAGATGCTGAAGTTGTATTTATACAGGACATGGGATTCACTGTCAAAATTGTTAGCCCGGGAGCAGAGCCTCTGGATATTCAG GTGTCCAGTATGGAGCTGGTACAAGAAATTCATCAGGTGCTGATGGACCGCGAGGACACGTGTCACAGGACCTGTTTCTCGTTGCAACTTGACGGCGTAACGTTGGACAATTTTGCCGAGCTGAAGAATATCGAAGGGTTGAAAGAGGGATCAATAATCAAG GTTGTGGAAGAACCTTACACTATGCGCGAAGCTAGGATCCATGTGCGTCACGTCAGAGACCTACTGAAGTCCATAGACTACACTGACGCATACGCCGGACAAGAATGCAGCTCGCTCGCTTTCCTCAATGTTATCACGCAGGGTGATatcttag AGAAAAAGAAATCACGCCCGGAAAGCGTAGACTGCACCCCTCCGGGGTACATAATGCCCGGGAGCACTGAGCGACCTCTCCTGCCCTTGCATCCAGGACTGACCAAGGAGAACAAGGCTCCTCAGTGTCTGAAG GTTCTGACGACATCAGGTTGGAACCCGCCCCCCGGGCCCCGCAAGATGTGCGGGGACCTCTTGTACCTTCACGTGATCACGCTGGAAGACAGGCACTTCCACATAACTGCGTGCCCGAGAGGTTTCTACCTTAACCA gtCCACCGAAGAAGTGTTCAACCCTCGACCATCAAGTCCGTCTTTACTTTGCCATTCGTTGATCGAGCTGCTCAGCATCATCTCGCCAGCCTTCAAGCGGAACTTCACACTGGTCCAGAAGAAACGCATGCAAAAACACCCCTTCGAGAGGGTCGCCACCCCTTACCAGGTGTACCAGTGGGCTTCGCCGGTCCTTGATCACACGGTCGACGCGATTCGTGCTGAAGATA CTTTCTCATCAAAGTTGGGGTATGAAGAGCACATTCCGGGTCAGACGCGGGACTGGAACGAGGAGCTGCAGACCACGCGCGAGCTACCTCGTGCTACGCTGCCGGAGCGGCTGCTGCGCGAGCGAGCTATCTTCaag GTGCACAGTGACTTTGTAGCCGCAGCCACGCGCGGCGCCATGGCGGTGGTCGACGGGAACGTGATGGCCATCAACCCGGGCGAGGAGCCCAAGATGCAGATGTTCATCTGGAACAACATCTTCTTTTCCCTGGGCTTCGATGTGCGCGACCATTATAAGGACCTCGGCGGCGACGCTGCGGCTTTTGTGGCTCCT CGTAACGACCTCCAAGGTGTACGAGTATACAGCGCAGTGGACACGCAGGGTCTGCACACCCTGGGCACGGTGGTGGTGGACTACCGCGGGTACCGGGTGACAGCGCAGTCCATCATCCCCGGCATCCTGGAGAAGGAGCAGGAGCAGAGCGTGGTCTACGGCAGCATCGACTTCGGCACCACCGTGCTCACACACCCCCAGTATATGGAACTG CTAAGCAAAGCAGGCCAGCAACTGAAGATAATGCCCCATTCTGTAATCAGCGCGAATGGAGAAACTGTCGAATTGTGCTCCAGTGTGGAGTGCAAGGGAATCATCGGCAACGACGGTCGCCATTACATTCTAGATCTATTGAGGACTTTTCCGCCCGACGTCAACTTCCTGCAAT tGGAGGATGATGAACTGAGAGAGGATATAAAGTCTATGGGTTTCCCTATAATCCACAAGCATAAGCTTTGCTGCCTTAGACAGGAATTAGTCGATAGTTTTGTTGA GGCTCGTTACTTCATGTTTATTCGTTATGCTGCGTTCCATTTACAACAATTAAGTGCTAAGAGACAAAAAGAAACTCCTGAACAAAAGTCAATTGAAGCTAACAAAGAAAACACAGTAAAGAAGTCTGAAGAGAAAGAGACTAAGAGAGATAGCAAGAGTCAAGAAAAGGAGACAAAAGATAAGAAggaaagtaaagaaaaagaaagtgccaaaaatgaagaagacaaaaatgttgataaggatgataaaaaggaaaaaaccAAAGATGACGAATTgttattgaatgaaaattattcagaaatcgaCACAGATGTTGCCAAAAAGATTGTTGAGAGTATCACAGACTCGATCTGCAGTGGCGATAAACAAGAGAGCGAtt CGGGTGAACGCTCTCGCGCGGTGGTAGCGGCGGCCGCGCGCGCGGTGGCGTCCCTCAAGGAGTCTGAGTTCGATGTCCGGTTCAACCCTGACGTGTATTCCGCTGGCATCAAACACGCGGCCACCCCTGAACAACTCGCCAAGCAGCGCCATCTGGTGAAGGAGGCCGCCGCTTTCCTGCTCACTACGCAGATTCCTGCATTT GTCCGCGAGTGCCTGGAGCACACATCGACGCCGATGGACGGCGCGGGCCTGACTGAGGCGCTGCACGCGCGCGGCATCAACATCCGCTACCTTGGCCGCGTGGCGTCGGCGCTGCGTCCGCACGCTCAGCTAGGGTACCTTCACGCTATCGCGGTCGCCGAACTCGTGTTACGCGCCGCCAAACATGCTATCACCGCATACCTGCAG GGTTGCGAGCCCATGTGCACGGGCTCGGCCGTGGCGCACTTCCTGAACTGCCTGGTGGGGAGCTGCGCGGCGCTCAGCGCCAGCGCGGGCGACGCGCCCGTGTCGCGCGCGCGCAGCACTCGCTCGCGTCGCGCGCGCAGGCAACACcacgccgcgccgccgccgcccgccgccgACTGGCAGCATCTCACGCAGCGTTCGCTGTTCTCGCAGATACGGCAGGAGCTCAAG gcTTACTGGGGATATGAATTGAACGCTGAAAATATGGAAGCCGTTATAGAAAAGAACGGCcttcaaaaaatatcactGCTCAG ATCGTTTGCCTTAAAAGTAGGTTTGCAGCTAATGCTACGTGAATATGACTTCGATAATAAGAGCAAACCAACCTTCACTGGATCTGATATCATGAATATTTTCCCAGTCGTCAAACATATCAATCCTAGG GCATCAGACGCATACAACTTCTACACGACGGGCCAGAACAAAATCCAAGCTGGGGCCGTGAACGAAGGACATGAAATGATCGCCGAAGCCCTAAATCTCCTCAATAATGTTTACGGCGCTATGCACGGGGAAATTGCGCAGTGTCTCCGCATGGTGGCGCGACTGTGCTATGTTACGGGAGAACATAGGGACGCCATGGCGTATCAGCAGAAAGCCGTGCTTATGTCAGAGAGGGTCAATGGCATCGACCATCCGTATACTATCACTGAATAT tcCCACCTGGCACTATACTGCTTCGCAAATGGCCAAGTGAGCACGGCGTTGAAACTCCTGTACCGTGCGAGGTACCTCGCGCTGCTGGTGTGCGGCGAAAACCACCCCGAAATGGCGTTGCTTGac AGCAACATAGCCCTGATTCTGCACGCGGTGGGCGAGTTCGAGCTGTCGCTGCGCTTCGCGGAGAAGGCGCTGGGCGTGACGAGCGCGGCGCACGGGCCGCGCTCGCTGAAGGCGGCCGTGGCGCGCCATCTGCTGGCGCGCACGCTCTCCTGTCTCGGCGACTTCCGCGCCGCCTTGCAGCACGAGAAGGAGACCTACTCCATCTACAAACAGCTG CTGGGCGAGCAGCACGAGAAGACGCGGGAGTCGTCGGAGTGCCTGCGGCACCTGACGCAGCAGGCGGTGGTGCTGCAGAAGCGGCTGGCGGAGCTGGGCCGCGCTAACTCCGCGCCGCCGCATGCGCCGCACGCGCCGCCGCTGCAGATACAGCCGCCCGGCATGGCCTCCGTCATTGATATGCTCAACCTCATCAACGGAATCCTCTTTGTGCAGATCAG CCGTCACGACATCGAGCAGTTCAAAGCGGAGATCGAGAAGAGGCAACTGAAAGACTTACCGCTCCCAGAAGTGCTCAGCGAGCTGAGCCTCAAGGAGGGCGGAGCCCCGCCCGCGGACAGTTGA
- the caly gene encoding ubiquitin carboxyl-terminal hydrolase calypso yields the protein MKNMPVELNSLTEGWLELESDPGLFTLLLEDFGVKGVQVEEIYDLHKPLESPVYGFIFLFRWIEERRSRRKFVEQIESFVRDEETINNIFFAQQMVPNSCATHALLSILLNCPNLHLGETLSRLKHHTVGMNPENKGWAIGNTPELACAHNSHAIPQARKKTDKNAGVSTGRFTGEAYHFVSFVPINGHLFELDGLKPYPTDHGPWAVDEDWTDKFRRVMAERLGRDAGEQVHDIRFNLMAVVPDRRIALTQKLNAIELNQKRVKEAMSKIGKHLRHLLAKREYNEQGELIQTPNQNLLGENMVQISEENMLSSLESAQVQMYDLDYTQPITIEIGATDRPQQDNSLLLASSVEQGAIVKFFTISRDNQIIGDIYPTSTTAIVKSNEAPILMCCEMGSEQPYKLRKLLLSHAELNALMSSIVAEVQSCQQALNDENDKRDMYKVDDCRRTHNYDEFICTFLSMLAQQGALAELVAAQLERSRAPRVRRRRPRPRPRARPRHRPRARK from the exons ATGAAAAACATGCCAGTAGAGTTAAACAGTCTTACGGAAGGATGGTTGGAGTTGGAAAGTGATCCAGGTCTTTTTACATTATTGCTTGAAGACTTTGGAGTCAAAGGAGTTCAAGTTGAAGAGATTTACGATTTGCACAAGCCTTTGGAAAGTCCAGTGTAtggttttatatttctatttagatGGATAGAAGAGAGGAGGTCTCGTCGAAAGTTTGTAGAGCAAATAGAGAGCTTTGTTCGCGATGAAGAGACTATCAACAATATATTCTTTGCGCAGCAAATGGTGCCTAATAGCTGTGCAACTCATGCTTTGCTGTCTATATTATTGAATTGTCCCAATTTGCATCTTGGTGAAACATTGAGTAGATTGAAG CATCATACTGTAGGGATGAATCCAGAGAACAAAGGATGGGCAATAGGCAACACCCCCGAACTAGCCTGTGCTCATAACTCACATGCCATTCCACAGGCTCGTAAAAAAACTGATAAGAATGCTGGTGTCTCCACTGGCCGATTCACcg GTGAAGCTTACCACTTTGTCAGTTTTGTGCCTATAAATGGTCATCTGTTTGAACTGGACGGCCTAAAGCCATACCCCACTGACCATGGCCCCTGGGCAGTTGATGAAGACTGGACAGACAAATTTAGGAGAGTTATGGCAGAAAGACTTGGCAGGGATGCTGGGGAACAAGTACATGACATTAG GTTTAATTTAATGGCTGTAGTTCCTGACAGAAGAATAGCTTTAACACAAAAACTTAATGCTATTGAGCTTAACCAGAAGAGAGTTAAGGAGGCTATGTCTAAAATTGGAAAACATTTACGCCACCTATTAGCTAAAAGGGAATACaatg aacAAGGGGAGCTCATTCAAACACCAAACCAAAATCTGTTAGGAGAAAACATGGTCCAAATAAGTGAAGAAAACATGCTGTCTTCACTGGAATCGGCGCAAGTACAGATGTACGACTTGGACTATACACAGCCAATCACAATCGAGATTGGTGCTACAGACCGGCCGCAGCAAGACAACAGCTTACTTTTGG CTAGTTCAGTAGAACAAGGTGCCATCGTcaagttttttacaataagCAGAGATAATCAAATAATTGGTGAT ATTTATCCAACATCGACTACAGCGATAGTGAAGAGTAATGAAGCGCCCATACTGATGTGTTGCGAGATGGGCTCGGAGCAGCCGTACAAGCTGCGCAAGCTGTTGCTATCGCACGCGGAGCTCAACGCGCTCATGAGCAGCATTGTCGCCGAGGTGCAGTCGTGTCAGCAGGCTCTGAACGACGAAAATGATAAGAGGGATATGTATAAG GTGGATGATTGCCGGCGGACACACAACTACGACGAGTTTATCTGCACGTTCCTGTCGATGCTGGCGCAGCAGGGCGCGCTGGCGGAGCTGGTGGCGGCGCAGCTCGAGCGCAGCCGCGCGCCGCGCGTGCGCCGTCGCCGGCCTCGTCCGCGGCCCCGCGCCAGGCCCCGACACCGGCCCCGCGCTAGGAAGTGA